From the genome of Yersinia enterocolitica, one region includes:
- a CDS encoding ADP-heptose--LPS heptosyltransferase RfaF (catalyzes the transfer of the second heptose to the heptosyl-KDO2 moiety of the lipopolysaccharide inner core), whose product MKILVIGPSWVGDMMMSQSLYRTLKAEYPAADIDVMAPAWCRPLLARMPEVRHAIPMPLGHGAFAFDERRRLGLALRETGYDRAYVLPNSFKSALIPYFSGIKQRIGWRGEMRYFLLNDMRILDKQAFPMMVQRYVALAYDKEKIHSADDLPQPLLWPQLQVRDEEIAEITASFNLTDNRPIVGFCPGAEFGPAKRWPHYHYATLAQKLIDTGYQVVLLGSAKDNEAGEEIRQTLGENSREFCLNLAGQTSLEQAVVLIAACSAVVSNDSGLMHVAAALNKPLVALYGPSSPDFTPPLSDKATVIRLITGYHKVRKGDSAQGYHQSLIDIQPEQVMAALEKQLSARQSTVSEAD is encoded by the coding sequence ATGAAAATACTGGTCATCGGCCCTTCTTGGGTTGGCGATATGATGATGTCGCAAAGTCTTTACCGTACCCTGAAGGCCGAATATCCGGCAGCAGATATTGATGTGATGGCACCTGCGTGGTGCCGTCCGCTTTTGGCCAGAATGCCAGAAGTGCGTCATGCAATCCCCATGCCCTTAGGCCATGGGGCTTTTGCTTTTGATGAACGTCGTCGCTTGGGTTTAGCCTTACGTGAAACCGGCTATGACCGTGCCTATGTGCTGCCAAACTCATTTAAATCCGCCCTGATACCTTATTTTTCAGGGATTAAGCAACGCATTGGCTGGCGTGGCGAAATGCGCTACTTCTTGCTCAATGATATGCGTATCTTGGATAAACAAGCCTTCCCTATGATGGTTCAGCGCTATGTCGCACTGGCCTATGATAAAGAAAAAATCCATTCAGCCGACGATTTACCGCAACCTTTGCTATGGCCGCAATTGCAGGTTCGGGATGAAGAAATTGCCGAGATTACTGCGTCATTCAATTTGACTGATAACCGGCCAATCGTGGGTTTCTGCCCAGGCGCTGAGTTTGGTCCGGCAAAACGCTGGCCACATTATCACTATGCTACGCTGGCCCAGAAACTGATTGATACTGGCTATCAGGTCGTCTTATTAGGTTCAGCTAAAGATAACGAAGCCGGTGAAGAGATCCGCCAGACTTTGGGCGAAAATTCCCGCGAATTCTGCCTCAATCTGGCGGGGCAAACCTCGCTGGAACAAGCGGTGGTATTGATTGCAGCCTGTAGTGCGGTAGTCAGTAATGACTCCGGTTTAATGCATGTTGCTGCTGCATTAAATAAGCCATTAGTGGCCTTATATGGCCCAAGCAGCCCGGATTTCACCCCACCACTGTCCGATAAAGCTACGGTCATTCGCCTCATTACCGGCTATCACAAAGTGCGCAAAGGCGATAGCGCGCAAGGCTATCATCAGAGTTTGATTGATATCCAGCCAGAACAAGTGATGGCGGCCCTTGAGAAACAATTATCGGCTCGCCAAAGCACTGTCAGTGAGGCCGATTAA
- a CDS encoding lipopolysaccharide heptosyltransferase RfaC: MHVLIVKTSSMGDVLHTLPALTDAMNAMPEIRFDWVVEEGFSQIPSWHPAVDRVIPVAIRRWRKNWFGSDTRQERCDFKRVVQQRRYDVVIDAQGLIKSAALITRIAKGVRHGPDCKSAREPFASWFYNCRHEIDTKQHAVERIRQLFAKSLGYDKPDSYGDYAIAQRFLSQLPSDAGQYLVFLHATTRDSKHWPESHWLQLIELVAPTGLKIKLPWGAEHEYQRALRLAEHFPHVEVLPKLSLQQVAEVLAGAKAVVSVDTGLSHLTAALDRPNITLFGPTDPGLIGGYGKNQIAVISEQKSMDTITAETIMARLEALIS, encoded by the coding sequence ATGCATGTATTGATCGTTAAAACCTCTTCAATGGGCGACGTTTTACACACGTTGCCCGCACTGACCGATGCGATGAATGCTATGCCAGAGATTCGCTTTGATTGGGTGGTAGAGGAAGGGTTCAGCCAAATACCCAGTTGGCACCCGGCGGTGGATCGAGTGATTCCGGTTGCCATCCGCCGTTGGCGTAAGAATTGGTTTGGTAGTGATACCCGGCAGGAACGCTGTGATTTTAAACGTGTTGTGCAGCAGCGCCGTTATGATGTGGTGATTGATGCTCAGGGGCTAATTAAAAGTGCCGCACTGATTACCCGTATCGCCAAAGGGGTTAGACATGGCCCAGATTGCAAAAGTGCCCGCGAACCCTTTGCCAGTTGGTTTTATAACTGCCGTCATGAGATTGATACTAAACAACATGCTGTTGAGCGCATACGCCAACTGTTTGCCAAAAGCCTTGGCTATGACAAACCTGACAGCTATGGCGATTATGCTATCGCGCAGCGCTTTTTAAGCCAATTACCCAGCGATGCTGGCCAGTATTTGGTTTTTCTGCACGCAACAACCAGAGACAGCAAGCACTGGCCTGAAAGCCATTGGCTGCAATTGATCGAGCTGGTTGCACCCACCGGTTTAAAAATCAAGTTACCATGGGGGGCGGAACATGAGTATCAACGCGCGTTACGATTAGCGGAGCATTTTCCGCATGTTGAGGTCTTGCCTAAACTCAGCCTCCAGCAGGTGGCAGAGGTTCTGGCGGGTGCAAAAGCCGTCGTTTCCGTTGATACCGGCCTCAGCCACCTAACCGCAGCGTTGGATCGCCCCAATATTACCCTGTTCGGTCCAACTGACCCTGGGTTAATTGGTGGCTACGGGAAAAACCAGATTGCGGTGATTTCCGAACAAAAAAGCATGGATACTATTACGGCTGAAACTATTATGGCGCGATTGGAAGCACTGATTTCATAA
- a CDS encoding JAB domain-containing protein: MDEWYGQIAPREKLLKYGAAMLTDAELLAIFLRTGIPGVHVMQMAEYLIEEFGSLHGLMSADYQTLCAQKGIGASKYSQIQAIAELACRCFSSHLMRESVLQNPEITQKFLQNILSHREREIFLVMFLDNQHRVIRHEEMFTGTISSVEVHPREIVREALKVNAAALILAHNHPSGKAEPSQADRLITTQVIKACSLLDIRVLDHLVVGRGECVSFAERGWL, translated from the coding sequence ATGGATGAATGGTATGGGCAGATAGCCCCAAGGGAGAAATTACTGAAATACGGTGCAGCCATGCTGACCGATGCCGAGTTACTCGCTATTTTTCTGCGTACCGGTATTCCGGGAGTACACGTAATGCAGATGGCTGAATATCTGATTGAAGAGTTTGGCTCACTTCATGGGCTGATGTCGGCGGATTATCAGACGTTATGTGCTCAAAAAGGGATTGGTGCATCTAAATACAGCCAAATTCAAGCTATTGCAGAACTAGCCTGCCGTTGTTTTTCATCCCACCTGATGCGGGAAAGTGTTCTGCAAAATCCCGAAATTACCCAAAAGTTTCTACAAAATATTCTTTCCCACCGCGAACGAGAGATTTTTTTAGTCATGTTTTTGGATAACCAGCATCGTGTTATTCGCCATGAGGAGATGTTTACTGGTACCATTAGCAGCGTTGAGGTCCATCCGAGAGAAATTGTGCGTGAAGCGCTGAAGGTTAATGCCGCCGCGCTGATTCTGGCGCATAATCACCCCTCGGGTAAGGCTGAACCGAGCCAAGCCGACCGTTTGATTACTACGCAGGTGATAAAAGCCTGCTCATTATTAGATATTCGTGTGCTCGATCATTTAGTGGTTGGCCGGGGTGAATGTGTCTCATTTGCTGAACGGGGATGGCTTTAG
- a CDS encoding orotate phosphoribosyltransferase, whose product MKAYQRDFIEFALNKQVLKFGEFTLKSGRISPYFFNAGLFNTGLDLAKLGRFYAAALVDCGVEFDLLFGPAYKGIPIATTTAVALAEHHERDVPYCFNRKEAKNHGEGGSLVGSPLQGRVMLVDDVITAGTAIRESMEIINAQGATLAGVMISLDRQERGRGEISAIQEVERDYHCKVIAIVTLSDVISYLEEKPEMADHLAAVREYRKEYGI is encoded by the coding sequence ATGAAAGCCTATCAGCGCGATTTTATCGAGTTTGCGCTTAACAAGCAGGTGTTGAAGTTTGGCGAATTTACCCTGAAGTCTGGGCGGATTAGCCCCTATTTCTTTAATGCCGGATTGTTTAATACCGGGCTGGATCTGGCAAAACTCGGGCGTTTTTATGCCGCTGCCTTAGTAGATTGTGGTGTGGAGTTCGATCTGTTGTTCGGGCCAGCATACAAAGGTATCCCAATTGCGACGACGACGGCTGTTGCATTGGCAGAGCATCATGAACGCGATGTGCCTTACTGTTTTAACCGTAAAGAAGCGAAAAATCACGGGGAAGGCGGCAGTCTGGTAGGTAGCCCGTTACAAGGCCGAGTCATGCTGGTGGATGATGTAATAACCGCTGGTACTGCTATTCGTGAATCAATGGAGATTATCAATGCACAGGGCGCGACCCTGGCTGGCGTAATGATTTCATTGGACCGTCAGGAACGTGGCCGTGGTGAGATTTCAGCGATTCAGGAAGTTGAACGTGATTATCACTGCAAAGTGATTGCGATTGTGACGTTGAGTGATGTGATAAGTTATCTGGAAGAAAAACCAGAAATGGCTGATCATCTGGCCGCGGTGCGTGAATATCGCAAGGAATACGGTATCTAG
- the coaBC gene encoding bifunctional phosphopantothenoylcysteine decarboxylase/phosphopantothenate--cysteine ligase CoaBC, which yields MTGLSGKHIVLGISGGIAAYKSPELVRRLRDRGAEVRVVMTTAAKAFITPLTLQAVSGYPVSDDLLDPAAEAAMGHIELGKWADLVIMAPATADLLARVAAGMANDLLTTVCLATAAPIAAVPAMNQQMYRATATQANLQTLANRGMLLWGPDSGSQACGDVGPGRMLDPLEIVALADSHFSAKQDLQHLSVMITAGPTREALDPVRFISNQSSGKMGFAIAQAAAARGAKVTLIAGPVNLSTPTGVNRIDVVSALEMQQVVQNTVAQQNIFISCAAVADYRAEQVSDEKIKKQGDEITLKLVKNPDIVAGVASMAKNRPFVVGFAAETQNVEEYARQKLVRKKLDLICANDVSLAEHGFNSDTNALHLFWLAGEKRLPLSDKHLLSQRLIDEIVSRYDEKNRH from the coding sequence ATGACGGGACTTTCCGGCAAACATATTGTGCTCGGGATTAGCGGAGGTATTGCCGCGTATAAATCTCCTGAGCTGGTACGCCGCTTGCGCGACAGGGGCGCAGAAGTGCGTGTGGTGATGACGACCGCCGCCAAAGCGTTCATTACGCCGCTCACGTTGCAGGCAGTCTCGGGCTATCCCGTCTCAGATGATTTACTCGATCCGGCGGCAGAAGCCGCCATGGGCCATATTGAGTTAGGTAAATGGGCTGATCTGGTCATCATGGCTCCGGCTACGGCTGATTTGCTGGCCCGGGTTGCTGCGGGGATGGCAAATGACCTACTGACCACGGTTTGCCTGGCCACGGCAGCCCCTATTGCGGCTGTTCCGGCCATGAATCAACAGATGTACCGTGCTACGGCCACCCAAGCGAACTTGCAGACTCTCGCTAATCGCGGAATGTTGCTGTGGGGGCCGGACAGCGGCAGCCAGGCTTGTGGTGATGTGGGGCCGGGAAGAATGCTGGACCCGCTGGAAATCGTCGCACTGGCAGACAGTCATTTTTCTGCAAAACAAGACCTGCAACATTTGAGTGTCATGATTACCGCAGGGCCAACCCGTGAAGCACTTGATCCGGTGCGCTTTATCAGTAATCAAAGTTCGGGCAAGATGGGCTTCGCAATTGCTCAGGCCGCCGCCGCGAGAGGCGCTAAAGTCACGCTGATTGCAGGCCCGGTGAATCTCTCCACGCCGACGGGTGTTAATCGCATTGATGTTGTCAGTGCTCTTGAGATGCAGCAGGTCGTGCAGAACACCGTAGCCCAGCAGAATATTTTTATTTCTTGTGCTGCGGTAGCAGATTACCGTGCAGAGCAAGTTTCTGATGAGAAAATAAAAAAACAGGGTGATGAAATCACCCTTAAGTTGGTGAAAAACCCGGATATTGTTGCTGGCGTGGCTTCGATGGCTAAAAATCGACCATTTGTGGTTGGATTTGCTGCCGAAACCCAGAATGTGGAAGAATACGCGCGACAAAAACTAGTGCGAAAGAAGCTGGATCTGATTTGCGCTAATGATGTATCGCTCGCAGAGCATGGTTTTAACAGTGATACCAATGCCTTGCACCTTTTTTGGCTGGCTGGAGAGAAACGTTTACCGCTCAGCGATAAACACCTCCTCAGTCAGCGTTTAATAGACGAGATTGTCAGCCGTTATGATGAAAAAAATCGACATTAA
- a CDS encoding 50S ribosomal protein L28: protein MSRVCQVTGKRPVSGNNRSHAMNATKRRFLPNLHSHRFWVEGEKRFVTLRVSAKGMRVIDKKGIETVLAEIRARGEKY from the coding sequence ATGTCCCGAGTCTGCCAAGTTACTGGCAAGCGCCCGGTGAGCGGTAACAACCGTTCCCACGCAATGAACGCGACCAAACGCCGTTTTCTGCCGAACCTTCACTCTCACCGTTTTTGGGTTGAGGGCGAGAAGCGCTTTGTAACTCTGCGTGTATCTGCTAAAGGTATGCGTGTTATTGATAAGAAGGGTATCGAAACGGTCTTGGCCGAAATTCGTGCCCGCGGTGAGAAGTATTAA
- a CDS encoding bifunctional DNA-formamidopyrimidine glycosylase/DNA-(apurinic or apyrimidinic site) lyase (Involved in base excision repair of DNA damaged by oxidation or by mutagenic agents. Acts as DNA glycosylase that recognizes and removes damaged bases), with the protein MPELPEVETSRRGIEPYLVGQTILYAVVRNARLRWPVSDEILALSDQPVLSVQRRAKYLLIELPTGWIIVHLGMSGSLRILSEETEAEKHDHVDLVISNGKILRYTDPRRFGAWLWAKDLETSNVLAHLGPEPLSDEFSAQYLFDKSRNKRTVIKQWLMDNKVVVGVGNIYASESLFAAGLLPDRAAGSLTNAEIVLLVATIKAVLLHSIEQGGTTLRDFLQSDGKPGYFAQELQVYGRAGESCRRCGHLIEIAKHGQRSTFFCRHCQH; encoded by the coding sequence ATGCCTGAATTACCAGAAGTTGAGACCAGCCGACGCGGGATCGAACCTTATCTTGTCGGCCAAACTATTCTTTACGCGGTGGTTAGAAATGCCCGTTTGCGTTGGCCGGTATCCGATGAAATTCTGGCTTTGAGTGATCAGCCGGTGCTCAGTGTTCAGCGTAGGGCCAAGTATTTACTAATAGAACTGCCAACTGGCTGGATTATCGTCCATCTGGGGATGTCAGGTAGCTTACGGATATTATCTGAAGAAACTGAAGCTGAAAAACACGACCATGTCGATTTGGTGATCAGTAATGGCAAAATATTGCGTTATACCGACCCACGGCGCTTTGGTGCCTGGTTGTGGGCAAAAGACCTTGAAACCAGCAATGTATTAGCACATTTAGGGCCAGAACCACTGAGCGACGAATTTTCTGCCCAATATCTGTTTGATAAATCACGTAATAAGCGCACCGTGATTAAACAGTGGCTGATGGATAATAAAGTGGTAGTTGGTGTTGGCAATATTTACGCCAGTGAATCCTTGTTTGCCGCGGGTCTTTTGCCTGACCGTGCCGCCGGTTCATTAACCAACGCTGAAATTGTACTGCTAGTGGCCACAATAAAAGCCGTGTTGCTGCATTCCATTGAGCAGGGGGGCACTACATTGCGCGACTTTCTACAGTCAGACGGTAAGCCTGGTTACTTTGCGCAGGAGTTGCAGGTGTACGGGCGGGCAGGCGAGTCATGTCGCCGTTGTGGGCATCTGATTGAAATTGCGAAACATGGGCAGCGCAGCACGTTTTTTTGCCGCCACTGCCAGCATTAA
- a CDS encoding ribonuclease PH — protein MRPADRAAQQVRPLTLTRNYTKHAEGSVLVEFGDTKVLCTATVEEGVPRFLKGQGQGWITAEYGMLPRATHSRNAREAAKGKQGGRTLEIQRLIARSLRAAVDLKKLGEFTITLDCDVLQADGGTRTASISGACVALADALNKLVAAGKLKANPMKGLVAAVSVGIVKGEALCDLEYVEDSAAETDMNVVMMEDGRMIEVQGTAEGEPFSHEELLSLLALARGGIETIFQAQKAVLAQ, from the coding sequence ATGCGTCCAGCAGACCGAGCAGCACAACAAGTCCGCCCACTCACCCTGACCCGTAATTACACGAAACACGCTGAAGGTTCAGTATTGGTTGAGTTTGGCGATACCAAAGTATTGTGTACCGCCACGGTCGAAGAGGGTGTTCCGCGCTTTCTCAAAGGCCAAGGGCAGGGCTGGATAACTGCTGAATATGGCATGTTGCCGCGTGCTACTCATAGCCGTAATGCCCGTGAAGCCGCGAAAGGTAAACAAGGTGGCCGTACTTTAGAGATTCAACGCCTGATTGCCCGTTCTTTACGTGCTGCGGTTGATTTGAAAAAATTAGGTGAGTTCACTATCACCTTAGACTGCGATGTGTTGCAGGCTGATGGTGGTACCCGTACTGCTTCAATCAGTGGTGCTTGTGTGGCTCTGGCCGATGCACTGAATAAACTGGTCGCGGCGGGTAAATTGAAAGCGAACCCAATGAAAGGTCTGGTTGCTGCGGTTTCTGTCGGTATCGTTAAAGGCGAGGCCCTTTGCGATCTGGAATATGTAGAAGATTCTGCCGCAGAAACGGATATGAATGTGGTGATGATGGAAGATGGCCGGATGATTGAGGTGCAGGGCACCGCAGAAGGCGAACCATTCAGTCACGAAGAACTCTTGTCGTTGCTGGCTCTGGCCCGTGGGGGAATAGAGACTATTTTCCAGGCGCAGAAAGCAGTGTTAGCACAATAA
- a CDS encoding pantetheine-phosphate adenylyltransferase, translated as MTTKAIYPGTFDPITNGHLDLVTRAAAMFSHVILAIADSSSKKPMFTLAERVALAKEVTAPLKNVEVLGFSELMAEFARKHDANILVRGLRSVSDFEYEWQLANMNRHLMPKLESVFLMPSEKWSFISSSLVKEVARHGGDITPFLPVPVTKALMSKLA; from the coding sequence ATGACCACCAAAGCCATCTATCCGGGGACATTTGATCCCATAACCAATGGGCATTTGGACTTAGTGACACGTGCCGCTGCCATGTTCAGCCATGTCATCCTGGCTATTGCCGACAGTTCCAGCAAAAAACCGATGTTTACACTGGCAGAACGCGTGGCATTGGCCAAAGAAGTGACCGCACCTTTGAAGAATGTAGAGGTTTTAGGATTCAGTGAACTGATGGCTGAGTTCGCCAGAAAACACGATGCTAATATTTTGGTACGAGGCTTACGCTCAGTATCAGACTTTGAGTATGAATGGCAACTGGCCAATATGAACCGTCACCTGATGCCAAAACTGGAAAGTGTGTTCCTGATGCCATCAGAAAAATGGTCGTTTATCTCTTCCTCATTGGTGAAGGAAGTGGCGCGCCATGGGGGAGATATCACGCCGTTCCTTCCGGTACCGGTCACCAAAGCGCTAATGAGTAAACTGGCCTGA
- a CDS encoding 3-deoxy-D-manno-octulosonic acid transferase has translation MLLRLYQVLLYLIQPLIWLRLLLRSRKAPAYRKRWGERYGFCAGKVVAGGIMLHSVSVGETLAAIPLVRALRHRYPSLPITVTTMTPTGSERVQSAFGKDVHHVYLPYDLPGSVNRFLDQVNPKLVIIMETELWPNLINALHRRKIPLVIANARLSARSAAGYKKIGSFIRNMLQRITLIAAQNQEDGDRFIELGLRRSQLTVTGSLKFDISVTPELAARAVTLRRQWAPHRPVWIATSTHDGEEAILLEAHSQLLQHFPTLLLILVPRHPERFPTAVELTQKAGLSYTLRSKGEIPSGSTQVVIGDTMGELMLLYGIADLAFVGGSLVERGGHNPLEAAAHAIPVLMGPHTFNFKDICAKLEQAEGLITVTDTLSLVKEITVLLTDEDCRLYYGRHAVDVLHENQGALQRLLHLLEPYLPQRSH, from the coding sequence ATGTTGCTGCGTTTATATCAGGTACTGCTCTACCTTATTCAACCTTTGATTTGGCTGCGGTTGCTGTTACGTAGCCGTAAAGCCCCCGCTTATCGCAAGCGTTGGGGGGAACGCTATGGTTTTTGTGCCGGTAAAGTTGTCGCTGGCGGTATCATGCTGCATTCAGTTTCAGTCGGTGAAACACTGGCCGCGATCCCTTTAGTCAGGGCATTACGTCATCGCTACCCATCACTGCCCATTACCGTGACCACCATGACACCTACCGGTTCTGAGCGTGTCCAATCTGCGTTTGGTAAAGATGTTCACCACGTTTATCTGCCTTACGACCTCCCCGGCTCGGTGAACCGTTTTCTTGATCAGGTCAATCCTAAGCTGGTCATTATCATGGAAACAGAACTGTGGCCGAATCTTATCAATGCGCTGCATCGTCGCAAGATCCCACTGGTGATTGCCAATGCACGTCTTTCTGCCCGTTCTGCCGCTGGCTATAAGAAAATCGGTAGTTTTATCCGTAATATGTTGCAACGCATCACACTGATTGCTGCACAAAATCAAGAAGATGGCGACCGTTTCATCGAACTGGGCCTAAGACGTTCTCAGTTGACGGTAACGGGCAGCCTGAAATTTGATATTTCCGTCACCCCTGAATTAGCAGCCAGAGCCGTAACATTACGCCGCCAATGGGCACCGCATCGCCCGGTGTGGATTGCAACCAGTACTCATGACGGCGAAGAAGCCATTTTGCTGGAGGCTCACAGCCAATTGCTGCAACACTTCCCGACATTATTGTTGATTTTGGTACCTCGTCATCCCGAACGTTTCCCGACAGCGGTTGAACTGACACAGAAAGCAGGGCTGAGTTATACCTTACGTAGCAAAGGTGAAATCCCTTCTGGCAGTACACAGGTTGTGATTGGCGATACCATGGGTGAACTGATGCTGCTATATGGTATTGCCGATCTGGCCTTTGTCGGTGGAAGCCTGGTTGAACGTGGTGGTCATAATCCATTGGAAGCCGCGGCCCATGCCATTCCGGTGTTGATGGGGCCACATACATTTAACTTTAAAGACATCTGTGCCAAGCTGGAGCAGGCTGAAGGGTTGATAACCGTAACAGATACCCTATCGCTGGTAAAAGAAATCACCGTGCTGCTAACAGATGAAGATTGCCGCCTCTATTATGGTCGCCATGCAGTTGATGTGTTGCATGAAAACCAAGGTGCACTACAGCGGCTATTACACTTGCTGGAGCCTTATCTGCCGCAACGGAGCCACTAA
- the rpmG gene encoding 50S ribosomal protein L33 → MAKGVREKIKLVSSAGTGHFYTTTKNKRTKPEKLELKKFDPVVRQHVIYKEAKIK, encoded by the coding sequence ATGGCTAAAGGTGTTCGCGAGAAGATCAAGCTGGTTTCTTCTGCTGGTACTGGTCACTTCTATACCACTACGAAGAACAAGCGTACTAAGCCGGAAAAATTGGAATTGAAGAAATTCGATCCAGTTGTCCGTCAACACGTGATCTATAAAGAAGCTAAAATTAAATAA
- a CDS encoding dUTP diphosphatase, with protein sequence MKKIDIKILDPRVGNEFPLPTYATEGSAGLDLRACLDEAVDLLPGQTTLLPTGLAIHIGDSALAAVILPRSGLGHKHGVVLGNLVGLIDSDYQGQLMVSVWNRGQQAFTIEPGERIAQMVFVPVVQAEFNLVEDFDQSERGTGGFGHSGRQ encoded by the coding sequence ATGAAAAAAATCGACATTAAAATTCTGGACCCACGTGTTGGCAATGAATTTCCTTTACCAACCTATGCTACAGAAGGTTCTGCCGGGCTGGATTTACGTGCCTGTCTGGACGAGGCAGTTGATTTACTGCCGGGGCAAACCACATTGTTACCTACCGGCTTAGCCATACACATCGGTGATAGTGCTTTAGCCGCCGTCATTCTGCCGCGCTCCGGTTTGGGGCATAAGCATGGCGTGGTATTAGGTAATCTGGTGGGGCTGATTGATTCCGATTATCAAGGGCAATTGATGGTGTCAGTCTGGAACCGTGGTCAACAGGCTTTTACCATCGAACCCGGTGAACGCATCGCTCAGATGGTATTTGTTCCCGTAGTACAAGCAGAATTCAATTTGGTTGAGGATTTTGACCAAAGTGAACGTGGTACCGGTGGTTTTGGTCATTCTGGGCGCCAATAA
- a CDS encoding nucleoid occlusion factor SlmA: MAEKQNTKRNRREEILQALAQMLESSDGSQRITTAKLAANVGVSEAALYRHFPSKTRMFDSLIEFIEDSLMSRINLILQDEKETFNRLRLILLLVLGFAERNPGLTRIMTGHALMFEQDRLQGRINQLFERIEVQLRQVLREKKLRDGQGFIHDEALLATQLLAFCEGMLSRFVRSEFRYRPTQEFDARWPLIVAQLQ, encoded by the coding sequence ATGGCAGAAAAACAGAATACGAAAAGGAACAGGCGCGAGGAAATTTTGCAGGCTTTAGCGCAGATGCTGGAATCCAGTGATGGTAGCCAACGCATTACTACCGCTAAACTTGCCGCCAATGTGGGGGTTTCTGAAGCAGCGCTTTATCGACATTTCCCCAGTAAAACGCGGATGTTCGATAGCCTGATCGAGTTTATTGAAGATAGTCTGATGTCCCGCATTAATTTGATTCTGCAAGATGAAAAAGAGACGTTTAATCGCCTCCGGCTAATCCTGCTACTGGTATTAGGGTTTGCAGAACGCAACCCCGGCCTGACCCGAATCATGACCGGGCATGCACTGATGTTTGAACAAGATCGTCTGCAAGGGCGGATTAATCAACTATTTGAACGTATTGAAGTGCAATTGCGTCAAGTTTTGCGCGAGAAAAAACTGCGTGATGGGCAAGGTTTTATACATGATGAAGCGCTATTGGCGACTCAACTACTGGCATTTTGTGAAGGGATGCTTTCGCGCTTTGTCCGTTCAGAATTCCGCTACCGGCCAACACAAGAGTTTGACGCCCGCTGGCCACTGATTGTGGCGCAGTTGCAATAA
- a CDS encoding glycosyltransferase family 2 protein, translating to MSARKRLSVVMIAKNEASLLADCLASVSWADEIVVLDSGSEDETIALAQQYGAKVYCNEQWPGYGKQRQLAQQYASGDYILMLDADERVTPELKAAIEAVLIAPEEGAVYSCARRNLFLGRFMRHSGWYPDRVTRLYPHHQFQYNDNLVHESLNSGSAKVIPLSGDLLHLTCRDFFAFQRKQLNYAKAWATQRHQQGKSCSYFSILSHTLGAFCKTWLLRAGFLDGKQGLLLAVVNAQYTFNKYAALWALSHQYQKSENS from the coding sequence ATGAGTGCAAGAAAACGCCTGTCAGTGGTGATGATTGCCAAGAATGAAGCCTCATTGCTGGCGGATTGCCTGGCATCAGTGAGCTGGGCTGATGAAATAGTGGTATTGGATTCAGGCAGTGAAGATGAAACCATCGCGCTGGCTCAGCAATATGGCGCTAAAGTCTACTGTAACGAGCAATGGCCGGGTTATGGTAAACAGCGGCAATTAGCTCAACAGTATGCCAGTGGTGATTATATTCTGATGCTGGATGCCGATGAACGAGTAACCCCTGAGCTTAAAGCAGCTATTGAAGCGGTACTTATCGCACCGGAGGAAGGCGCGGTTTATAGCTGTGCACGGCGGAACCTGTTTTTAGGCCGTTTTATGCGCCACAGTGGCTGGTATCCAGATCGAGTAACCCGGTTATATCCGCATCATCAGTTCCAATATAACGATAATTTGGTGCATGAATCGCTCAATAGCGGCTCAGCAAAAGTTATCCCGTTGAGCGGTGATTTATTGCATCTAACTTGCCGTGATTTCTTTGCTTTTCAACGTAAACAACTGAATTATGCAAAGGCGTGGGCCACTCAGCGCCATCAGCAAGGTAAGAGTTGCAGCTACTTCTCTATTCTCAGCCATACTCTTGGGGCTTTCTGTAAAACATGGTTATTACGTGCAGGTTTCCTCGATGGTAAACAAGGGCTATTGCTGGCAGTCGTAAACGCGCAATATACCTTTAATAAATATGCGGCTCTGTGGGCATTGAGCCACCAATATCAGAAAAGCGAGAACTCATGA